Proteins encoded together in one Miscanthus floridulus cultivar M001 chromosome 16, ASM1932011v1, whole genome shotgun sequence window:
- the LOC136512818 gene encoding chromatin structure-remodeling complex protein BSH, with product MKTVSLGASRPSTVNFRMPTRDNLVPIRVDVEVDGQRYRDAFTWNPRDPDSEIISFAKRTAKDLKLPANFVPQMLQSIQGQLAEFRSYEGQEMQIKEKIVPLKIDLRVNNTVIRDQFLWDIGNLDSDPEEFVRTLCDDLNITDPEVGPAIAVSIREQLYEIASQSVSVMREKQMSKKGRRAPEFSSNSKAVNNAVDLFKYFGSKGSVIRKRKEWYLYEPVVDVVASEEDGKEEVNNSSRPKKRAEEEKVASLQSL from the exons ATGAAGACGGTCAGCCTCGGCGCCTCCAGGCCCTCCACCGTCAACTTCCGCAT GCCGACGAGGGACAACCTCGTGCCGATACGCGTCGACGTCGAGGTGGACGGCCAGCGCTACAGGGACGCCTTCACCTGGAACCCCCGAG ATCCCGACTCGGAGATCATCAGCTTCGCCAAGCGGACGGCTAAGGACCTCAAGCTGCCGGCCAATTTCGTCCCCCAGATGCTGCAGTCCATCCAG GGGCAACTTGCGGAGTTTCGCTCCTACGAAGGGCAGGAGATGCAAATCAAAGAGAAGATTGTGCCTCTCAAG ATTGACCTCCGTGTGAACAACACTGTAATTAGAGACCAGTTCTTATGG GATATCGGCAACCTTGATAGTGACCCTGAAGAATTTGTGAGGACGCTTTGTGATGATTTGAACATCACGGATCCTGAAGTTGGG CCTGCAATAGCTGTTTCCATCCGTGAGCAGCTTTATGAG ATTGCTAGTCAGAGCGTCTCTGTTATGAGAGAGAAACAAATGTCAAAGAAGGGAAGGCGAGCACCAGAATTTTCTTCAAATAG TAAAGCTGTGAACAATGCAGTGGATTTGTTCAAGTATTTTGGCAGCAAAGGAAGCGTCATCCG GAAAAGGAAAGAATGGTACCTGTATGAGCCTGTTGTCGACGTTGTAGCTAGTGAGGAAGATGGAAAAGAGGAGGTTAATAATTCTAGTAG GCCGAAGAAGAGAGCAGAAGAAGAGAAAGTTGCAAGTCTTCAGTCCCTTTGA